One genomic segment of Ignavibacteriota bacterium includes these proteins:
- a CDS encoding sodium:solute symporter family protein encodes MNTIDYIIVFTFLGAMFYVGSIFYKWVGDSDDFYLAGRQLTPFILAAVLAATNVNLYSFVGQAGIAYKEGISIIWQTWTGNMAMVISGLFIIPIFRRLRIRTIPEFLEMRYSKGVRTFVAFIWIFRLSFWLGVVLYTAVIAAQTITGFESFTGWILIFSVVVILYTMLGGMWSVALTDVIQFVLMLAGALILLPIVMNLVGWWPGLVEKLPQGSLTFVQQEGTYNWKFILAIFLLGIQWASVDQGLLQRAFGAESTRSVAKGLVLAGIVTTPFALLWNLPGLAARVLYPALENSDSAVPILIANHIPNIVLGVIVVGLLSSQLSTISGNLNGVATIFTSDIYANILKRNATEKDFLFVARVVTIITGIAMMLFTYLVPMLGGAVNAYLTIIAIMDMPLFIIAVFYGLLWKKIHWKGAILGYSFGAISGAVGQFILNYDFNLTTFISAGVTIIATPLFSFIFKTNVENPNLSAIWKARSTSDEEIKANDVYHIFPKTFKGKISLGILFAGLLIFLIGVISGSSAYEYASHIAIAGMVIYFIGGLARTYTN; translated from the coding sequence TTGAATACAATTGATTACATTATTGTTTTTACATTTCTTGGCGCAATGTTTTATGTCGGCTCAATTTTTTATAAATGGGTTGGAGATTCTGATGATTTCTATTTAGCCGGAAGACAATTAACTCCATTCATACTTGCAGCAGTTTTAGCCGCAACAAATGTTAATCTTTATAGTTTTGTTGGTCAAGCCGGTATTGCATACAAAGAAGGTATTTCAATAATATGGCAAACTTGGACCGGCAACATGGCAATGGTAATTTCCGGACTTTTTATAATTCCAATTTTTAGACGATTACGAATTAGAACTATTCCCGAATTTTTAGAAATGAGATACAGCAAAGGTGTTAGAACGTTTGTTGCGTTTATATGGATTTTTAGATTATCATTTTGGCTTGGTGTAGTTCTATATACTGCGGTTATAGCCGCTCAAACCATTACCGGATTTGAATCTTTTACCGGTTGGATTTTAATATTTTCGGTTGTGGTAATTCTTTATACAATGTTGGGCGGAATGTGGTCTGTTGCTTTAACAGATGTTATCCAATTTGTTTTAATGCTTGCCGGTGCTTTAATTCTATTACCAATTGTTATGAACTTAGTTGGTTGGTGGCCCGGTTTAGTTGAGAAACTTCCACAAGGATCTTTAACATTTGTTCAGCAAGAAGGAACATATAATTGGAAATTTATTTTAGCAATATTTCTTCTTGGAATTCAATGGGCAAGCGTTGATCAAGGTTTACTGCAAAGAGCATTCGGTGCGGAAAGTACAAGATCAGTTGCAAAAGGTTTAGTGCTTGCGGGAATTGTTACAACGCCATTTGCACTTTTGTGGAATTTACCGGGATTAGCAGCAAGGGTTTTATATCCGGCTTTAGAAAATTCTGATTCGGCAGTTCCAATACTTATTGCAAATCATATTCCTAATATTGTTTTAGGAGTAATTGTAGTTGGATTATTATCATCACAACTTTCTACAATTTCCGGAAATCTAAACGGAGTTGCAACAATTTTTACAAGTGATATTTATGCAAATATTTTGAAGCGGAATGCAACCGAAAAAGATTTTTTATTTGTAGCAAGAGTTGTTACAATAATTACTGGAATTGCAATGATGCTGTTCACATATTTGGTTCCGATGTTGGGCGGAGCAGTAAATGCTTATTTAACAATTATAGCAATTATGGATATGCCGCTTTTTATCATTGCAGTTTTCTATGGATTATTGTGGAAAAAAATTCATTGGAAAGGTGCAATTTTGGGATATAGTTTCGGTGCAATTTCTGGAGCTGTTGGACAATTTATTTTAAATTACGATTTTAATTTAACCACTTTTATTAGCGCCGGCGTTACAATTATTGCAACTCCTTTATTTAGTTTTATTTTTAAAACTAATGTTGAAAATCCAAATTTGTCGGCAATTTGGAAAGCTAGATCAACAAGTGATGAAGAAATTAAAGCAAATGATGTTTATCATATTTTTCCCAAAACATTTAAAGGTAAAATTAGTTTAGGAATTTTATTCGCTGGATTATTAATATTTTTAATTGGCGTAATTTCGGGAAGCAGCGCATACGAGTATGCTTCACATATTGCAATTGCCGGAATGGTGATTTATTTTATCGGTGGATTAGCAAGAACATATACGAATTAA
- a CDS encoding DUF4832 domain-containing protein, with protein sequence MKKFILIVLLISNKILFAQYNLVNYDYSNEDFANPERGFYSHFEVQSEGSSLSISQLQNVRSDKQSLILRIYYLKNFKDKLLSDKQLNLIKNDFKIMRDAGIKCILRFAYSQDIGQTDAPLNIVLSHLDQLKEILEDNYDVIAFFQAGFIGAWGEWHSSTNNLDNVNSRREIVNKILSVLPSERMIQLRTPLFKREIFERQTSIEYSEAFNESNFSRTGHHNDCFLANYDDYSTYQDTTEEKKYLNDECLFTPMGGETCNPSEFSECGNSLSELKRLRWTYLNDGYHPSVISGWQSDGCLPEIKLKLGYRFQLLQGEFKQNVKLGNTFELKLILQNIGFASLYNPRNVEIVLENNQTQKKYFSKLPIDPRFWQPDSIITIEEIIGVPENMEMGDYKIYLNMPDPIDQLHDRVEYSIRFANQNIWESTTGYNNLNSIVNINDTSSGNIYNGDFIFSEVNNPTSIENIFEDGKQSENFITNYPNPFNSSTRIKFFIKEPANVNLKLFNSIGEEIDTIVNDYLSAGWYEKNFDANKLSSGIYLFSLSTGDEMKCSKMLIMK encoded by the coding sequence GTGAAAAAATTCATTTTAATTGTTTTATTGATTTCAAATAAAATTTTATTTGCACAATATAATTTAGTTAATTATGATTATTCAAATGAAGATTTTGCAAATCCCGAAAGAGGATTTTACTCGCATTTTGAAGTTCAATCTGAAGGAAGTTCATTATCAATTAGTCAATTGCAAAATGTTAGAAGTGATAAGCAATCACTAATTTTAAGAATTTATTATCTCAAAAATTTTAAAGATAAATTGCTAAGTGATAAACAGCTAAACTTAATTAAAAATGATTTTAAAATTATGCGCGATGCCGGAATTAAATGTATTCTGCGTTTTGCTTATAGTCAAGATATTGGACAAACAGATGCTCCATTAAATATCGTTCTATCTCATTTAGATCAGCTAAAAGAAATTTTAGAAGATAATTATGATGTAATTGCTTTCTTTCAAGCCGGATTTATAGGAGCTTGGGGTGAGTGGCATTCATCAACAAATAATTTGGATAATGTAAATTCAAGAAGAGAAATAGTAAATAAAATACTTTCTGTTCTTCCTTCGGAAAGAATGATTCAGCTGAGAACTCCTTTATTCAAAAGAGAAATATTTGAAAGACAAACTTCGATTGAATATAGTGAAGCATTTAATGAATCTAATTTTTCAAGAACCGGACATCATAATGATTGCTTCTTAGCAAACTATGATGATTATAGTACTTATCAAGATACAACTGAAGAAAAAAAATATTTAAATGATGAATGTTTGTTTACACCAATGGGTGGCGAAACTTGTAATCCAAGTGAATTTTCTGAATGCGGAAATTCTCTTTCAGAATTGAAAAGATTACGTTGGACTTATTTGAATGATGGTTATCATCCTTCTGTAATTAGCGGATGGCAATCAGATGGATGTTTGCCGGAAATTAAATTAAAATTGGGTTATCGATTTCAATTACTACAAGGTGAGTTTAAGCAGAATGTAAAATTAGGAAATACTTTTGAGCTAAAATTAATTTTGCAAAATATTGGATTTGCATCTTTATATAATCCGAGAAATGTTGAAATTGTTCTTGAGAATAATCAAACTCAAAAAAAATATTTTTCTAAGCTTCCTATTGATCCAAGATTTTGGCAGCCGGATTCAATAATTACAATTGAAGAAATCATTGGTGTTCCGGAAAATATGGAAATGGGTGATTACAAAATTTATTTGAATATGCCCGATCCAATTGACCAATTGCATGATAGAGTTGAATATTCAATAAGATTTGCAAATCAAAATATTTGGGAATCAACAACCGGATATAACAATCTTAATTCAATTGTAAATATTAATGATACATCTAGTGGAAATATTTACAATGGAGATTTTATTTTTAGTGAGGTTAATAATCCAACTTCAATAGAAAATATTTTTGAAGATGGCAAGCAATCCGAAAATTTTATTACGAATTATCCTAATCCTTTCAATTCATCGACAAGGATAAAATTTTTTATTAAAGAACCGGCGAATGTAAATCTCAAATTATTCAATTCAATTGGTGAAGAAATTGATACAATTGTAAATGATTATTTGAGTGCTGGTTGGTATGAGAAAAATTTTGATGCAAATAAATTATCAAGCGGGATTTATCTTTTCAGTCTTTCAACTGGAGATGAAATGAAGTGTAGTAAAATGTTAATAATGAAGTAA
- a CDS encoding T9SS type A sorting domain-containing protein, whose protein sequence is MKQFKIILILLNFLIFFNLIGQPNLSDPMLYQRYNTLDINRVRTIFNNTGLLCDGNEQNIPLARPPAFEYPNGSGISYGTAVGIVIGAPGNQDAGVVGGVNLENLAYLDATLDEGPAAFWDEEHFAPYPEVTGNDKAALSSDPTTWPTNGWPSIIPGTNQNLLVGSEGWPGMGSNGERLADQETYSVMYSWQGTDLGDTDRRWLRTSMEMRGLAWTGELYQDFIVWIFIIRNNGDATIKDMRAGIHSDFGYLPLFNSPTSTGDDDRHYYRKDLQLAYGTDDNGYEDHPNGGSLAANEIAHSGTVALRMPGASKKVETYDAFHFWMEAVTPRGNGASKELYYKYNLANLEDQHDSDNDGIDDDFDENGVPDELDGGPGYFLGFGSDGLQVIGSGAFDLAPGESDTLIFATVFAMNEKELIKNTKNVITLYQNKWEVVKAPQEPQVEVVAGDGKNTIYWNKISEQDEQFEGYKIYRSLDGGVTWGSESFKDFNGATKYIPLAQFDKIDGIEGYYKTLPEFAWFNLGEESGLPNETMLIENLSFFNSGDSVRYFVDDNVVNGAKYRYYVAAYDTGNAITGPLENTAASIPKVGSNTVEVVPSAPAALSELKNVRVVPNPYFVASGWEIGNENQIQITGLPSNATIKIFNTAGELVKTINHEANNSIAESIAQWDLKNEDQQLVASGLYFFYVDSSIGSAQGKFVIIL, encoded by the coding sequence ATGAAACAATTTAAAATCATTCTAATACTTCTAAATTTTCTTATATTTTTTAATTTAATCGGACAACCAAATTTATCCGATCCGATGTTGTATCAAAGATATAATACATTGGATATAAATAGAGTAAGAACAATTTTTAACAATACCGGATTATTATGTGACGGTAATGAACAAAACATTCCACTTGCAAGACCGCCGGCATTTGAATATCCAAATGGAAGCGGAATAAGTTATGGAACTGCTGTAGGCATTGTTATTGGAGCGCCTGGAAATCAAGATGCCGGAGTTGTTGGCGGAGTTAACCTGGAAAATTTAGCTTATCTTGATGCAACTTTGGATGAAGGTCCCGCTGCATTTTGGGATGAAGAACATTTTGCTCCATATCCAGAAGTAACTGGAAATGATAAAGCGGCGTTAAGTTCAGATCCAACTACTTGGCCAACAAATGGATGGCCTTCAATTATTCCCGGAACAAATCAAAACTTATTAGTTGGAAGTGAAGGCTGGCCGGGAATGGGTTCAAATGGTGAGAGACTTGCAGATCAAGAAACTTATTCAGTAATGTATTCTTGGCAAGGAACTGATTTGGGTGATACGGATAGAAGATGGCTTCGTACCAGTATGGAAATGCGAGGATTGGCTTGGACCGGAGAATTGTATCAAGATTTTATTGTGTGGATTTTTATTATAAGAAATAATGGTGATGCAACAATAAAAGATATGCGTGCCGGTATTCATTCTGATTTTGGATATTTACCATTATTTAATTCACCAACTTCAACCGGAGATGACGATAGACATTACTATAGAAAAGATTTACAATTGGCTTATGGTACTGATGATAATGGTTACGAAGATCATCCCAATGGCGGATCATTAGCTGCCAATGAAATAGCGCATTCCGGAACAGTTGCATTAAGAATGCCCGGGGCTTCTAAAAAAGTTGAAACTTATGATGCGTTTCATTTTTGGATGGAAGCAGTTACTCCAAGAGGAAATGGTGCAAGTAAAGAATTATATTATAAATATAATCTTGCAAATTTAGAAGATCAGCATGATAGTGATAATGATGGAATTGATGATGACTTTGATGAAAATGGAGTTCCAGATGAATTAGACGGCGGACCCGGATATTTTTTAGGATTTGGTTCTGATGGATTGCAAGTAATTGGTTCTGGTGCATTTGATTTAGCGCCGGGTGAATCTGATACTTTAATTTTTGCAACTGTATTTGCAATGAATGAAAAAGAATTAATTAAAAACACAAAAAATGTAATTACACTTTATCAAAATAAATGGGAAGTTGTAAAAGCTCCGCAAGAACCTCAAGTTGAAGTTGTTGCCGGAGATGGAAAAAATACAATTTATTGGAATAAAATTAGTGAGCAAGACGAACAATTTGAAGGTTATAAAATTTACAGATCTTTAGATGGCGGCGTAACTTGGGGAAGTGAATCGTTTAAAGATTTTAACGGAGCAACAAAATATATTCCTTTAGCACAATTTGATAAAATTGATGGAATTGAAGGCTATTATAAAACACTGCCGGAATTTGCTTGGTTTAATTTAGGTGAAGAATCGGGTTTGCCAAATGAAACAATGCTAATAGAAAATTTATCTTTTTTTAATTCCGGAGATTCTGTAAGATATTTTGTTGATGATAATGTTGTTAATGGCGCTAAGTACAGATATTATGTCGCAGCATATGATACCGGAAATGCTATTACTGGTCCTTTAGAAAATACTGCCGCAAGCATTCCAAAAGTTGGATCAAATACAGTTGAAGTTGTTCCTTCAGCTCCGGCTGCATTATCAGAATTAAAAAATGTTAGAGTTGTTCCTAATCCTTATTTTGTTGCAAGCGGCTGGGAGATCGGAAATGAAAATCAAATTCAAATTACCGGATTACCGAGCAATGCAACAATAAAAATTTTCAATACGGCTGGAGAATTAGTTAAAACTATAAATCATGAAGCAAATAATTCAATTGCGGAAAGTATTGCTCAGTGGGATTTAAAAAATGAAGACCAGCAATTAGTGGCTTCCGGATTATATTTCTTTTATGTTGATTCTTCAATTGGCTCAGCTCAAGGGAAGTTTGTAATTATTCTATAA
- a CDS encoding Ig-like domain-containing protein, producing MKFKFLFREKIIFIISIIYWLQFSSCSDREPTAPVEITRPMYLSISPNSGDLAYSKNGIINFIFDEPMDIGSFENKFSLKDKNNNIVSGAFAQNDSIVTFTPKTQLEKSTLYFASLKGSVKDINNNTIGVNGEGIFSDTIEIANTWFFTEGDYSEGGFYNIFLRDRKQGKIYSFKNLYELGNEISSLSAPEGFAISEDGKYAVISNTSKNQVVVYEISTNQNVATFSTNAFPANIVIKNNIAHVISVNGKQLTSIDLNSISILSQNNLSFFPGKLAMSTDGSTLYTFDQVTLDLVLLNPENGQVIKRLNKSIANLVAGEITFDDQDQQLFICDTKGKKVKVVDKDGNSINDFYSMSDGKEPRQIVISKENLILAAGNKVYQLSKSSKEILNNIEFENNVQSLTVIPTKELVYITLTTSVVILDLNTFTILKVIDLGVSGLESIISSPVKN from the coding sequence ATGAAATTCAAATTTTTATTTCGTGAAAAAATAATTTTTATAATTTCAATTATTTATTGGCTGCAATTTAGTTCTTGTTCAGATCGTGAGCCAACTGCTCCGGTTGAAATTACTAGACCAATGTATCTATCAATTTCTCCAAACTCCGGAGATTTAGCTTATTCAAAAAACGGCATAATTAATTTTATTTTCGATGAACCAATGGATATCGGAAGTTTTGAAAATAAATTTTCTCTAAAAGATAAAAATAATAATATTGTTAGTGGAGCATTTGCACAAAATGATAGCATTGTAACTTTTACTCCAAAAACGCAATTAGAAAAATCAACACTTTATTTTGCTTCTTTAAAAGGAAGCGTAAAAGATATTAATAATAATACTATTGGTGTAAACGGCGAGGGAATTTTTTCTGATACAATTGAAATAGCTAATACTTGGTTTTTTACAGAAGGTGATTATTCTGAAGGAGGATTTTATAATATTTTTCTTCGCGATAGAAAACAAGGGAAAATATATTCTTTCAAAAACTTATATGAATTAGGAAATGAAATATCTTCACTTTCCGCACCCGAGGGTTTTGCAATTTCTGAAGATGGAAAATATGCAGTTATTTCAAACACTTCAAAAAATCAAGTTGTAGTTTACGAAATTTCTACAAATCAAAATGTTGCAACGTTTTCAACAAATGCTTTTCCGGCAAATATTGTAATCAAAAATAATATTGCACATGTAATTAGTGTTAATGGAAAGCAGCTTACCAGTATTGATCTAAACTCAATAAGTATTCTAAGTCAAAATAATTTATCTTTTTTCCCCGGAAAACTTGCAATGTCAACCGATGGTTCAACACTTTATACTTTTGATCAGGTTACATTAGATTTGGTTTTGTTAAATCCAGAAAACGGACAAGTAATTAAACGACTAAATAAAAGTATTGCAAATTTAGTTGCGGGAGAAATTACTTTTGATGATCAAGACCAGCAATTATTTATTTGTGATACAAAAGGTAAAAAAGTAAAAGTTGTTGATAAGGATGGAAATTCCATAAATGATTTCTATTCTATGTCAGATGGAAAAGAACCTCGTCAAATTGTGATTTCTAAAGAAAATTTAATTTTGGCTGCTGGAAACAAAGTTTACCAACTTTCAAAATCTTCAAAAGAAATTTTAAATAATATTGAATTTGAAAATAATGTTCAATCCTTAACTGTTATTCCGACTAAGGAGCTTGTATATATTACGCTTACAACATCAGTAGTAATTTTAGATTTAAATACATTTACAATTTTAAAGGTAATTGATTTGGGCGTTTCCGGACTTGAGTCAATAATATCAAGCCCAGTTAAAAATTAA
- a CDS encoding PorV/PorQ family protein, with product MIKNFRIYFLIAGLLTANFKYGQGVNYVGTSSANFLKIGLGAKTVGIAESDLTLAEDASSFYWNPATISRIGSNSLAISYVNWLVETSVAYAGVAIDLDYVTAGLEVSYFSSGDIEETTLLEQKGTGRYFSTNDFSIGLGVARNLTDRFSVGVKIKYINENLSSVSASAIAFDVGSVFVTSFLNDMKIGIALSNFGGSMKFNGQDLLVSHVVPGSPTNKEIPAVLETKSWDIPLFFKIGLSTEIFKVDNFAMQSSYTLTDARDFQPRHNIGTSLKFLDNFTIRGGYRFNYDEVTFSAGAGAKVNLENLGQIQFDYAYTDFGSFSDIHQISLAINF from the coding sequence ATGATTAAGAATTTTAGAATTTATTTTTTAATTGCGGGATTACTAACTGCTAATTTTAAATACGGGCAAGGAGTAAATTACGTTGGAACATCATCAGCAAATTTTTTGAAAATTGGATTGGGTGCAAAAACAGTTGGCATTGCCGAATCAGATTTAACTTTAGCGGAAGATGCTTCATCGTTTTATTGGAACCCCGCAACTATTAGTCGAATTGGCTCAAACAGTCTTGCAATTTCTTATGTCAATTGGTTAGTTGAAACAAGCGTTGCATATGCCGGAGTTGCAATTGATTTAGATTATGTAACTGCCGGATTAGAAGTTTCTTATTTCAGCTCCGGAGATATTGAAGAAACAACTCTTTTAGAACAAAAAGGAACTGGCAGATATTTTAGTACAAATGATTTTTCAATAGGACTTGGAGTTGCGAGAAATTTAACGGATAGATTTTCTGTTGGTGTGAAAATAAAATATATAAATGAAAATTTATCATCTGTATCGGCAAGTGCAATTGCATTCGATGTAGGAAGCGTTTTTGTTACTTCTTTTTTGAACGATATGAAAATCGGAATTGCTTTATCAAACTTTGGCGGTTCGATGAAATTTAATGGTCAAGATTTACTTGTTTCGCATGTAGTTCCCGGAAGTCCAACAAATAAAGAAATTCCGGCAGTGCTTGAAACAAAAAGTTGGGATATACCATTATTCTTTAAAATTGGTTTATCGACAGAAATATTTAAAGTTGATAATTTTGCAATGCAGTCCAGCTATACATTAACAGATGCAAGAGATTTTCAGCCAAGACATAATATTGGAACAAGTCTAAAATTCCTAGATAATTTCACAATCCGCGGCGGATATAGATTTAATTATGATGAGGTTACATTTTCTGCCGGTGCCGGTGCAAAAGTTAATTTAGAAAACCTCGGGCAAATTCAGTTTGATTATGCCTATACAGACTTTGGAAGTTTTAGTGATATTCATCAAATATCTTTGGCAATTAATTTTTAA